In Candidatus Dormiibacterota bacterium, one DNA window encodes the following:
- a CDS encoding cytochrome P450: MTATLSAADALHRVMATAEGWADPYPLYRRVLEQPDMQRSERDDLWYAFRHRTCRQLLQDNRLGHDSTRPLRRPGLGEVRSPALREHLERRRRRGSSMLMANPPDHTRLRGLVNRAFTPRRVAGLGERITELVDQHLDRIAEKGSADVIADLALPLPVCVISELVGVPEEYRDLFRPLFLDSRLEGGREPSDDQVREIDAASEVRDGFFRTLIAQRRADPRDDMLSALVAVRDEDDGRLSETELMGTVFLLYFAGFVTTTNLIGNGLLALFRHPGEMRRLWTDGNLVPSAVEEMLRHDSPVQFVTREVLEPAEVDSITLAPGDAVVAMLGAANRDPERFPEPDRFDVGRSDNQPLSFGAGIHFCLGAPLARLEAQVVFGRLRERFAGLEPLVDEPPRATGFLRGVQSLPVRVRAR; the protein is encoded by the coding sequence GCGGCCGACGCGCTCCACCGGGTGATGGCCACCGCCGAGGGCTGGGCCGACCCCTACCCGCTCTACCGGCGGGTCCTCGAGCAGCCGGACATGCAGCGCAGCGAGCGGGACGACCTCTGGTACGCGTTCCGCCATCGGACCTGCCGGCAGCTGCTCCAGGACAACCGCCTCGGTCACGACAGCACGCGTCCGCTCCGCCGACCGGGCCTGGGCGAGGTTCGGTCGCCGGCGCTGCGCGAGCATCTCGAGCGCCGACGCAGGCGCGGGTCGTCGATGCTGATGGCGAACCCGCCCGACCACACCCGGCTGCGGGGTCTTGTGAACCGGGCCTTCACGCCCCGCCGGGTCGCGGGGTTGGGGGAGCGGATCACCGAGCTGGTCGACCAGCACCTCGACCGCATCGCCGAGAAGGGCTCCGCCGACGTGATCGCGGATCTCGCCCTGCCTCTCCCCGTCTGTGTCATCAGCGAGCTGGTCGGCGTTCCCGAGGAGTACCGCGACCTGTTCCGTCCCCTGTTCCTCGACAGCCGGCTCGAGGGCGGCCGCGAGCCCAGCGACGATCAGGTGCGCGAGATCGACGCCGCCTCCGAGGTCCGGGACGGCTTCTTCCGGACGCTGATCGCGCAGCGGCGCGCAGATCCCCGGGACGACATGCTCTCGGCGCTCGTCGCGGTGCGCGACGAGGACGATGGACGGCTCTCCGAGACCGAGCTGATGGGCACGGTGTTCCTCCTGTACTTCGCGGGCTTCGTCACCACCACGAACCTGATCGGCAACGGGCTGCTCGCGCTCTTCCGGCATCCCGGCGAGATGCGCCGGCTGTGGACGGATGGCAACCTGGTGCCCTCGGCGGTCGAGGAGATGCTGCGCCACGACTCGCCAGTGCAGTTCGTCACCCGCGAGGTGCTCGAGCCGGCCGAGGTGGACTCGATCACCCTGGCCCCCGGAGACGCCGTGGTCGCGATGCTCGGCGCCGCCAACCGCGACCCCGAGCGCTTCCCCGAGCCGGACCGCTTCGATGTCGGACGCAGCGACAACCAGCCCCTGAGCTTCGGCGCCGGAATCCACTTCTGCCTGGGGGCTCCGCTGGCGCGTCTCGAGGCACAGGTGGTGTTCGGGCGGCTCCGCGAGCGTTTCGCCGGCCTGGAGCCGCTCGTCGACGAGCCACCTCGGGCGACCGGTTTCCTCCGCGGGGTCCAGTCCCTGCCGGTCCGCGTGCGGGCGCGCTGA